A window from Lepus europaeus isolate LE1 chromosome 20, mLepTim1.pri, whole genome shotgun sequence encodes these proteins:
- the SUGP1 gene encoding LOW QUALITY PROTEIN: SURP and G-patch domain-containing protein 1 (The sequence of the model RefSeq protein was modified relative to this genomic sequence to represent the inferred CDS: inserted 1 base in 1 codon): MSLKMDNRDVAGKANRWFGVAPPKSAKMNMNTLHQEELIAQKKREIEARMEQKAKQSQAASPQPPHPGEVANAHNSSCVSNKFANDGSFLQQFLKLQKAQTTTDAAASTAGAPPSTPPPSAAKRPLLLSKRAGLGLGGAPGQVRNYSHAKQLPVAQRPSVFQSPDEDEEEDYEQWLEIKVSPPEGAETRKVIEKLARFVAEGGPELEKVAMEDYKDNPAFAFLHDKNSREFLYYRKKVAEMRREAQRSQGASQKVSPPEDQEAKNLAEKLARFIADGGPEVETIALQNNRENQAFSFLYEPNSQGYKYYRQKLEEFRRAKAGSTGTPTAPEPSPKHTSPPDAPSGASPPAATCPTSSTPVPAAPGKPASATAAVKRKRKSRWGPEEDKVELPPAELVQRDVDASPSPLSVQDLKGLGYEKGKPVGLVGVTELSDAQKKQLKEQQEMQQMYDLIMQHKRAMQDMQLLWERALQQHQHGYDSDEEVDSELGTWEHRLRRMEMDKTREWAEQLTKMGRGKHFIGDFLPPDELEKFMETFKALKEGREPDYSEYKEFKLTVENIGYQMLMKMGWKEGEGLGSEGQGIKNPVSKGTTAVDXAGFGIDRPAELSKEDDEYEAFRKRMMLAYRFRPNPLNNPRRPYY, encoded by the exons ATGAGTCTCAAGATGGACAACCGGGATGTTGCAG ggaagGCTAACCGGTGGTTTGGGGTCGCTCCCCCCAAGTCTGCAAAGATGAACATGAACACCCTGCACCAGGAAGAGCTCATCGCGCAGAAGAAGCGGGAAATCGAGGCCAGAATGGAGCAGAAAGCTAAGCAGAGCCAGGCGGCCAGCCCTCAGCCCCCGCATCCCGGAGA AGTCGCGAACGCGCACAACTCTTCCTGCGTCTCTAACAAATTTGCCAATGACGGCAGCTTCTTGCAGCAGTTCCTGAAGCTCCAGAAGGCACAGACCACCACAG ATGCCGCCGCCAGCACAGCCGGCGCCCCTCCCAGCACACCCCCGCCCAGCGCCGCCAAGAGGCCCCTGCTGCTCAGCAAGCGtgcgggcctggggctgggcggcGCCCCGGGCCAGGTGAGGAACTACTCGCACGCCAAGCAGCTGCCGGTGGCCCAGCGGCCCAGCGTCTTCCAGTCCCCGGATGAAGACGAGGAGGAAGACTACGAGCAGTGGCTGGAGATCAAAG TTTCACCCCCAGAGGGAGCCGAGACTCGGAAAGTGATAGAGAAATTGGCCCGCTTTGTGGCAGAAGGAGGCCCCGAGTTAGAAAAAGTAGCTATGGAGGACTACAAGGATAACCCAGCGTTTGC GTTTTTACACGATAAGAATAGCAGGGAATTCCTCTACTACAGAAAGAAGGTGGCTGAGATGAGGAGGGAGGCGCAGAGGTCCCAGGGAGCCTCTCAGAAAG TTTCACCCCCAGAGGACCAGGAGGCCAAAAACCTCGCAGAAAAGTTGGCCAGGTTCATAGCGGACGGGGGTCCCGAGGTGGAAACCATCGCCCTCCAGAACAACCGCGAGAACCAGGCGTTCAG CTTTCTGTACgaacccaacagccagggctacaaGTACTACCGGCAGAAGCTAGAGGAGTTCCGGAGAGCCAAGGCCGGCTCCACAGGCACCCCCACAGCACCTGAGCCCAGCCCGAAGCACACGTCCCCTCCTGACGCCCCGTCGGGGGCCTCACCCCCTGCAGCCACCTGCCCCACCTCATCCACCCCCGTGCCGGCCGCCCCCGGGAAGCCAGCCTCCGCCACCGCCGCTGTGAAAAGGAAGCGGAAGAGCAGGTGGGGGCCCGAGGAGGACAAGGTGGAGCTACCCCCTGCGGAGCTGGTGCAGAGAGATGTGGACGCCTCGCCCTCGCCCCTGTCAG TTCAGGACCTCAAGGGGCTCGGCTACGAGAAGGGGAAGCCCGTGGGCCTGGTGGGCGTCACGGAGCTGTCAGACGCCCAGAAGAAGCAGCTGAaggagcagcaggag ATGCAGCAGATGTACGACTTGATCATGCAGCACAAGCGCGCCATGCAGGACATGCAGCTGCTGTGGGAGAGGGCGCTGCAGCAGCACCAGCACGGCTACGACAGTGACGAGGAGGTGGACAGCGAGCTGGGCACCTGGGAGCACCGGCTGCGCCGCATGGAGATGGACAAGACGCGGG AGTGGGCCGAGCAGCTGACCAAGATGGGCCGGGGCAAGCACTTCATCGGAGACTTCCTGCCGCCCGACGAGCTGGAGAAGTTCATGGAGACCTTCAAGGCGCTGAAG GAGGGCCGCGAGCCCGACTACTCGGAGTACAAGGAGTTCAAGCTGACCGTGGAGAACATCGGCTACCAGATGCTCATGAAGATGGGCTGGAAGGAGGGCGAGGGGCTGGGCTCCGAGGGCCAGGGCATCAAGAACCCGGTCAGCAA GGGCACCACCGCCGTGG GCGCCGGCTTCGGCATCGACCGGCCGGCCGAGCTCTCCAAGGAGGACGACGAGTACGAGGCTTTCCGCAAGAGGATGATGCTGGCCTACCGCTTCCGGCCCAACCCCCTG AACAACCCCAGGCGGCCCTACTACTGA